The genomic stretch AAAGCGCAGAGAATGCAGTTGTTGGAAGTTCAATAGATACAGATGTCATTGAATTTTTTTTGTACCTTGTGTTTCAGGTGTGTATCCCATTTTAGGCGATCGCACCTCAGCGTTGAAGAACTCCCATTCCTTTTGACATGGTATATCTGGGGAAAGGGGAAAGTGCGATCGCAATCGGACTCCATACCCAAACGCGATCACACCTTTCGATCAAACAGCTTCGATTCCTGGTGATATAGTGTATCTGGGGAAAGGGAAGGCGCGATCGCACGCTGGGAGATTATCACCTTTGATTCTGCTGTAGGGGCGACCCGCTTGCATTAATTAACAACGGTGTCCGCTTAATTTGATCGGGTCGCCCTTTATTCAATTGGCGGTGTCAAACGGTGTTTTTTGAGCGGTTATATGCGTTCCTGGATAGGCTTCCATCGAACTTTGGTGGGGAATCACTTCTATTCCTGGTGAGATTGTGTATCTGGGGAAAGAGAGAGGTGCGATCTGCTGTAAGCTCTACTCGAAGAGCGATCGCAATCCTTACCCATACCCCAAAGGCGATCAGCATAATGTTTTAGTACACTGAAGCTTGAAACTTGCTATTTTTTTTAGATGCCACGCCTTGATGTTTATCATGATGTCGTCAAATTTGCCCTGATTAAAGATGGCTGGACAATTACTCATGATCCATTGACGATTGAATTTGAGGATTTGACAGTTTATGCTGATCTCGGGGCAGAAAAAATTATTGCGGCTCAACGGTGTGAGCAAAAAATCGCTGTAGAAATCAAAGTATTTCGCACACCTTCACCTGTTACCGAGTTAGAGCGAGCGATTGGACAATACTATTTATATTTGACTTTTATTGCCAAACAGGAGCCAGATCGCGCTCTTTATCTGGCGATTCCTGAACGAACTTACCTCAACTTTTTCCAACGTCCGTCGATTCAGGTGTTTATCAAAGAACGTGGAATTTCTTTTTTTGTTTTTAACCCAGAACA from Coleofasciculus chthonoplastes PCC 7420 encodes the following:
- a CDS encoding element excision factor XisH family protein, which encodes MPRLDVYHDVVKFALIKDGWTITHDPLTIEFEDLTVYADLGAEKIIAAQRCEQKIAVEIKVFRTPSPVTELERAIGQYYLYLTFIAKQEPDRALYLAIPERTYLNFFQRPSIQVFIKERGISFFVFNPEQEEIVKWITH